In the Juglans microcarpa x Juglans regia isolate MS1-56 chromosome 6D, Jm3101_v1.0, whole genome shotgun sequence genome, one interval contains:
- the LOC121235328 gene encoding chloroplastic lipocalin isoform X1, which yields MVQVLQTSPVLLQCCSSSPPNPRGMGGKIMLKCSSEHTIASKLVTKHVLSGIAASIIFLSQTHQVVAADLSHQSNICQLANVLDGTPTLPLDEGSDERGRKLMMIRGMTTKDFDPTRYLGRWFEVASLKRGFAGQGQEDCHCTQGVYTYDMETPSIQVDTFCVHGGPNGYITGIRGKVQCLSEEDLDKNESQLEKQEMIKEKCYLRFPTIPFIPKEPYDVIATDYDNFSLVSGAKDRSFIQIYSRKPDPGPEFIEKYKAYLANFGYDPSKIKDTPQDCEVMSDSQLAAMMSMSRMQQALTNQFPDLELKAAIELNPFTSVFDTLKKLFELYFK from the exons ATGGTACAGGTTCTTCAAACATCACCAGTGCTCCTTCAATGTTGTTCCTCGTCTCCTCCAAATCCCAG GGGAATGGGAGGAAAAATAATGCTCAAGTGCTCTTCTGAGCACACTATAGCCAGTAAGCTTGTGACCAAACATGTATTATCCGGGATTGCTGCTTCGATAATCTTTCTCTCTCAGACACACCAG GTTGTTGCAGCGGATCTATCTCATCAATCCAACATATGCCAGCTTGCTAATGTCCTGGATGGCACACCAACTCTTCCACTTGATGAGGGTTCTGATGAAAGAGGCAGGAAACTAATGATGATAAGAGGTATGACAACCAAGGATTTTGACCCCACTAGATATTTGGGAAGATGGTTTGAAGTTGCTTCACTCAAACGTGGATTTGCGGGACAAGGGCAAGAAGACTGTCACTGTACTCAG GGTGTATATACATATGATATGGAGACACCCTCTATCCAAGTCGATACATTTTGTGTTCATGGAGGACCCAATGGATATATTACCGGCATTAGGGGAAAGGTTCAATGCCTTTCAGAAGAAGATTTGGATAAAAATGAGAGTCAACTAGAGAAGCAGGAGAtgataaaagagaaatgttatcTTCGTTTTCCAACGATACCATTTATCCCCAAGGAGCCTTATGATGTGATTGCTACTGATTACGACAATTTTTCTCTTGTTTCGGGAGCAAAAGACAGAAGTTTTATTCAG ATCTACTCAAGGAAACCCGACCCTGGACCTGAATTCATAGAGAAGTACAAAGCTTACTTGGCGAACTTTGGGTATGATCCGAGCAAGATCAAGGACACTCCACAAGACTGTGAGGTAATGTCAGACAGTCAGTTAGCCGCAATGATGTCCATGTCTCGAATGCAACAGGCACTAACCAACCAATTCCCTGATCTTGAATTGAAGGCTGCCATCGAACTAAATCCATTTACTAGTGTATTTGATACTCTGAAGAAGCTCTTTGAGCTGTATTTTAAGTAG
- the LOC121235328 gene encoding chloroplastic lipocalin isoform X2 → MCNGGMGGKIMLKCSSEHTIASKLVTKHVLSGIAASIIFLSQTHQVVAADLSHQSNICQLANVLDGTPTLPLDEGSDERGRKLMMIRGMTTKDFDPTRYLGRWFEVASLKRGFAGQGQEDCHCTQGVYTYDMETPSIQVDTFCVHGGPNGYITGIRGKVQCLSEEDLDKNESQLEKQEMIKEKCYLRFPTIPFIPKEPYDVIATDYDNFSLVSGAKDRSFIQIYSRKPDPGPEFIEKYKAYLANFGYDPSKIKDTPQDCEVMSDSQLAAMMSMSRMQQALTNQFPDLELKAAIELNPFTSVFDTLKKLFELYFK, encoded by the exons ATGTGCAATGG GGGAATGGGAGGAAAAATAATGCTCAAGTGCTCTTCTGAGCACACTATAGCCAGTAAGCTTGTGACCAAACATGTATTATCCGGGATTGCTGCTTCGATAATCTTTCTCTCTCAGACACACCAG GTTGTTGCAGCGGATCTATCTCATCAATCCAACATATGCCAGCTTGCTAATGTCCTGGATGGCACACCAACTCTTCCACTTGATGAGGGTTCTGATGAAAGAGGCAGGAAACTAATGATGATAAGAGGTATGACAACCAAGGATTTTGACCCCACTAGATATTTGGGAAGATGGTTTGAAGTTGCTTCACTCAAACGTGGATTTGCGGGACAAGGGCAAGAAGACTGTCACTGTACTCAG GGTGTATATACATATGATATGGAGACACCCTCTATCCAAGTCGATACATTTTGTGTTCATGGAGGACCCAATGGATATATTACCGGCATTAGGGGAAAGGTTCAATGCCTTTCAGAAGAAGATTTGGATAAAAATGAGAGTCAACTAGAGAAGCAGGAGAtgataaaagagaaatgttatcTTCGTTTTCCAACGATACCATTTATCCCCAAGGAGCCTTATGATGTGATTGCTACTGATTACGACAATTTTTCTCTTGTTTCGGGAGCAAAAGACAGAAGTTTTATTCAG ATCTACTCAAGGAAACCCGACCCTGGACCTGAATTCATAGAGAAGTACAAAGCTTACTTGGCGAACTTTGGGTATGATCCGAGCAAGATCAAGGACACTCCACAAGACTGTGAGGTAATGTCAGACAGTCAGTTAGCCGCAATGATGTCCATGTCTCGAATGCAACAGGCACTAACCAACCAATTCCCTGATCTTGAATTGAAGGCTGCCATCGAACTAAATCCATTTACTAGTGTATTTGATACTCTGAAGAAGCTCTTTGAGCTGTATTTTAAGTAG